A stretch of the Microcella sp. genome encodes the following:
- the pstB gene encoding phosphate ABC transporter ATP-binding protein PstB yields MTDVAPQTRPESWPHRTVFTINDLNVYYGGFHAVTGVDLAFGMNEITALIGPSGCGKSTVLRSLNRMNDLIPTARVEGRVEYHGIDIYGPKIDPIEVRRRIGMVFQKPNPFPKSIYDNIAYGPRVTGMAVDDMDELVESTLRRAALWDEVKDKLKQNAYGLSGGQQQRLCIARAIATDPDVILMDEPCSALDPIATGRIEDLMHELRDTYSIVIVTHNMQQAARVSDRTAFFSVQQKDDNSDRTGVLVEFGETTQIFEQPKDERTEGYISGRFG; encoded by the coding sequence ATGACCGACGTCGCCCCCCAGACCCGCCCCGAGTCGTGGCCGCACCGTACGGTGTTCACGATCAATGATCTGAACGTGTACTACGGCGGGTTCCACGCCGTGACCGGGGTCGACCTCGCGTTCGGCATGAACGAGATCACCGCTCTGATCGGCCCCTCGGGCTGCGGCAAGTCAACCGTGCTGCGGTCGCTCAACCGCATGAACGATCTGATTCCGACCGCTCGCGTCGAGGGACGCGTCGAGTACCACGGCATCGACATCTACGGCCCGAAGATCGACCCGATCGAGGTGCGCCGCCGCATTGGCATGGTGTTTCAAAAGCCCAACCCGTTTCCGAAGTCGATCTACGACAACATCGCCTACGGTCCTCGCGTGACAGGCATGGCGGTCGACGACATGGACGAGCTCGTCGAGAGCACACTGCGCCGTGCGGCGCTCTGGGACGAAGTGAAAGACAAGCTCAAGCAGAACGCCTACGGGCTCTCGGGCGGTCAGCAGCAGCGGCTCTGCATCGCCCGGGCGATTGCGACCGACCCCGATGTGATCTTGATGGACGAGCCGTGCTCTGCCCTCGACCCGATCGCCACGGGGCGCATCGAAGACCTCATGCATGAGCTGCGCGACACCTACTCGATCGTCATCGTGACGCACAACATGCAGCAGGCCGCGCGCGTCTCCGACCGCACGGCTTTCTTCAGCGTGCAGCAGAAAGACGACAACAGCGACCGCACGGGTGTGCTCGTCGAGTTCGGTGAGACGACTCAGATCTTCGAGCAGCCGAAAGACGAGCGCACCGAGGGCTATATCTCCGGCCGCTTCGGGTAG
- the pstB gene encoding phosphate ABC transporter ATP-binding protein PstB, which yields MSKRIEVTDLNVYYGSFLAVEGVSLTIEPRSVTAFIGPSGCGKSTFLRTLNRMHEVIPGARVEGEVLIDGDNLYAPGVDPVLVRRQVGMVFQRPNPFPTMSIRDNVIAGVKLNNRRISKHDADDLVEQSLKGANLWNEVKDRLDRPGASLSGGQQQRLCIARAIAVSPDVLLMDEPCSALDPISTLAIEDLIEELKDEYTIVIVTHNMQQASRVSDKTAFFTIAGTGLPGKLIEYDETATIFSNPSVQATEDYVSGKFG from the coding sequence TTGTCGAAACGCATCGAAGTCACCGATCTCAACGTCTACTACGGCAGCTTCCTCGCCGTGGAAGGCGTCAGCCTCACGATCGAGCCGCGCAGCGTCACGGCCTTCATCGGCCCCTCGGGCTGCGGCAAGTCGACGTTCTTGCGCACCCTCAACCGCATGCACGAAGTGATTCCGGGCGCCCGCGTCGAAGGCGAGGTGCTCATCGACGGCGACAACCTCTACGCACCGGGCGTCGACCCCGTGCTTGTGCGTCGGCAGGTGGGCATGGTGTTCCAGCGCCCGAACCCCTTCCCGACCATGTCGATTCGCGACAACGTCATCGCCGGGGTGAAGCTCAACAACCGGCGCATCTCGAAGCACGACGCCGACGACCTTGTCGAGCAGTCGCTGAAGGGTGCGAACCTCTGGAACGAGGTGAAAGACCGCCTCGACCGACCGGGCGCGAGCCTCTCGGGCGGTCAGCAGCAGCGGCTCTGCATCGCCCGTGCCATCGCAGTGTCGCCCGATGTACTGCTCATGGACGAACCGTGCTCGGCCCTCGACCCCATCTCGACGCTCGCCATCGAAGACCTCATCGAAGAGCTCAAAGACGAGTACACGATCGTCATCGTCACGCACAACATGCAGCAGGCGAGTCGGGTATCTGACAAGACCGCCTTCTTCACGATCGCGGGCACCGGGCTCCCCGGCAAGCTCATCGAGTACGACGAAACGGCGACGATCTTCTCGAACCCGAGCGTTCAGGCGACCGAAGACTACGTCTCCGGCAAGTTCGGCTAG
- the pstA gene encoding phosphate ABC transporter permease PstA, whose translation MTSTTTNTRMQANSYTSGRLPRWFAPTLFGASLAAGISIIALLAAAGVLPEFPIVLAVLVGVVLYDVLITVISSAAEGRRAATDRLVTSLVITAFVIALLPLISLLYTVVVNGAARFDLTFFTHSMRSVIGEGGGALHAIVGTLQITALATIISVPVGLFAAIYLVEYGRGPLKRAITFFVDVMTGIPSIVAGLFAYALFALIFGEGVRMGFAGSVALAVLMIPVVVRSSEEMLKLVPDELREASYALGVPKWRTVAKVVLPTAGAGIVTGITLAIARVIGETAPLLIVAGFTSSMNYNPFSERMQSLPVFVYTQYANPGSQVEFYLERAWTGALTLILIVMALNLIARLITRYFTPRTRR comes from the coding sequence ATGACCTCCACGACGACGAACACACGCATGCAGGCCAACAGTTACACGTCAGGGCGTCTGCCTCGGTGGTTCGCGCCGACCCTGTTCGGGGCCTCGCTCGCGGCCGGGATCAGCATCATCGCACTGCTCGCAGCGGCCGGGGTGCTTCCCGAGTTTCCGATCGTGCTGGCCGTGCTCGTCGGCGTCGTGCTCTACGACGTGCTCATCACGGTCATCTCGAGCGCCGCGGAGGGCCGTCGTGCCGCCACCGACCGGCTCGTCACCTCGCTCGTCATCACGGCCTTCGTCATCGCTCTGCTGCCTCTGATCTCGCTGCTCTACACGGTGGTCGTCAACGGCGCGGCACGCTTCGACCTCACCTTCTTCACGCATTCGATGCGCAGCGTCATCGGCGAGGGCGGCGGTGCACTGCATGCGATCGTCGGCACGCTGCAGATCACGGCCCTCGCGACGATCATCTCGGTGCCGGTCGGTCTGTTCGCCGCGATCTACCTCGTCGAGTACGGGCGAGGCCCGCTTAAGCGGGCCATCACCTTCTTCGTCGACGTCATGACCGGGATTCCCTCCATTGTGGCGGGGCTCTTCGCCTATGCGCTCTTCGCCCTCATCTTCGGCGAGGGCGTGCGCATGGGCTTCGCGGGCTCGGTCGCGCTCGCGGTGCTCATGATTCCCGTGGTCGTGCGATCGAGCGAAGAGATGCTCAAGCTGGTGCCCGACGAGCTGCGCGAGGCCTCGTATGCGCTCGGCGTGCCGAAGTGGCGCACCGTCGCGAAGGTCGTGCTGCCCACCGCCGGTGCGGGCATCGTCACCGGCATCACGCTCGCGATCGCCCGTGTCATCGGCGAGACGGCACCGCTGCTCATCGTGGCCGGGTTCACCTCGAGCATGAACTACAACCCGTTCAGTGAGCGCATGCAGAGTCTGCCGGTCTTCGTGTACACCCAGTACGCGAACCCCGGCTCGCAAGTCGAGTTCTATCTCGAACGCGCCTGGACCGGCGCCCTGACTCTCATTCTCATCGTCATGGCACTCAACCTCATCGCCCGCCTCATCACCCGCTACTTCACGCCGCGCACGCGCCGATAG
- the pstC gene encoding phosphate ABC transporter permease subunit PstC — MTGATTPTVSDAASGRSGIQARLGDVIFRRLALGAGVTILVALAAVAIFLVAQSLPALLADPADLRGEPESFWHYVAPLAFGTVWAAAIALVIAIPIAIGIALFISHYAPRRLAQPLGYIIDLLAAVPSVVYGLWGITVLAPAAVPFYQWLTENVGWFPLFAPPASGTGRTVLTVAIVLAVMVLPIITALCREVFVQTPVLHEEAAYALGATRWEMIRMTVFPYARSGIVSASMLGLGRALGETMAVAMVLSPSAIISLAILTPENPSTIAANIALNFPESAGLQVNALIATGLILFVITLVVNSIARAVVNRHERSLESR, encoded by the coding sequence GTGACCGGGGCGACGACGCCGACCGTGAGTGATGCGGCGAGCGGGCGCTCAGGCATCCAGGCCCGTTTGGGCGACGTCATCTTCCGCCGCCTCGCCCTCGGCGCAGGGGTCACGATTCTCGTCGCGCTCGCCGCCGTCGCCATCTTCCTCGTCGCGCAGTCGCTGCCCGCGCTGCTCGCCGACCCCGCCGACCTGCGCGGCGAGCCCGAGAGCTTCTGGCACTACGTAGCCCCGCTCGCCTTCGGCACGGTGTGGGCTGCCGCGATCGCCCTCGTCATCGCGATCCCGATCGCCATCGGCATCGCGCTGTTCATCTCCCACTACGCCCCGCGGCGACTGGCCCAACCGCTCGGCTACATCATCGACCTGCTCGCTGCGGTGCCGAGCGTCGTCTACGGGCTCTGGGGTATCACCGTGCTCGCCCCTGCCGCGGTGCCGTTCTACCAGTGGCTGACCGAGAACGTGGGTTGGTTCCCCCTCTTCGCTCCGCCGGCCTCGGGCACCGGGCGCACGGTGCTGACGGTGGCCATCGTGCTCGCCGTGATGGTGCTGCCGATCATCACTGCGCTGTGCCGCGAGGTTTTCGTGCAGACTCCGGTGCTGCATGAAGAAGCGGCCTATGCGCTCGGCGCGACCCGCTGGGAGATGATCCGCATGACGGTCTTCCCCTACGCTCGTTCGGGCATCGTGTCGGCCTCGATGCTCGGTCTCGGCCGTGCGCTCGGTGAGACCATGGCGGTCGCCATGGTGCTCTCGCCCTCCGCAATCATCAGCCTCGCCATTCTGACTCCCGAGAACCCGTCGACGATCGCCGCCAACATCGCCCTGAACTTTCCCGAATCGGCCGGCCTTCAGGTCAATGCCCTCATCGCCACCGGCCTCATCCTCTTCGTCATCACCCTGGTGGTGAACTCGATCGCCCGCGCGGTCGTCAACCGCCATGAGCGATCGCTGGAGTCACGATGA
- the pstS gene encoding phosphate ABC transporter substrate-binding protein PstS — protein MLAPRLAFGALAALVALVASGCAANEIGREVLPGSLIGTIDGAGSSAQSAAQEAWIATIQNANGGLTINYEPSGSGAGREAFLAGGVDFAGSDSALSADELAGDFGSCVEGTTGIDLPLYISPLAIIFNVDGVDRLQLDAETTALIFRGDITRWNDPAIEALNPDARLPAATITAVHRSDASGTTKNFTDYLAQAAPDAWGAEAADSWPFGGESAQGNSGVVNAVTNGLNTIGYADASRAGDLGIAALKVGDEFVDFTPEAAAAVVAVSPLEEGRADGDLALDIDRTTTEPGTYPLVLVSYVIACQQYRDPEIAALVRGYLEFVASDEGQAVSAEFAGSAPISDDLAVRVLAAIASIR, from the coding sequence GTGCTCGCTCCGCGACTCGCTTTCGGCGCTCTCGCCGCCCTGGTCGCGCTCGTCGCCTCCGGGTGCGCCGCCAATGAGATCGGCCGTGAAGTGCTGCCGGGCAGCCTGATCGGCACGATCGACGGCGCTGGATCGTCGGCGCAGAGCGCCGCACAAGAGGCCTGGATCGCTACCATTCAGAACGCCAATGGCGGCCTCACGATCAACTACGAGCCCTCCGGCTCAGGTGCCGGCCGCGAGGCCTTCCTCGCCGGCGGCGTCGACTTCGCCGGCTCTGATTCGGCGCTCTCGGCCGACGAACTGGCCGGCGACTTCGGATCGTGCGTCGAAGGCACTACGGGCATCGATCTGCCGCTCTATATCTCGCCACTCGCGATCATCTTCAACGTCGACGGCGTCGACCGGCTGCAGCTCGACGCCGAGACGACGGCGCTCATCTTCCGAGGTGACATCACGCGCTGGAACGACCCGGCGATCGAGGCTCTGAACCCGGATGCTCGCCTGCCTGCCGCGACCATCACCGCAGTGCATCGCTCTGATGCCTCGGGCACGACGAAGAACTTCACCGACTACCTGGCGCAAGCCGCTCCCGATGCCTGGGGTGCCGAGGCGGCCGACTCGTGGCCCTTCGGCGGCGAGTCGGCGCAGGGCAACTCGGGCGTCGTCAATGCCGTGACGAATGGGCTCAACACCATCGGGTATGCCGATGCCAGCCGTGCTGGCGACCTCGGTATCGCTGCGCTCAAGGTCGGCGATGAGTTCGTCGACTTCACGCCCGAGGCCGCCGCCGCGGTCGTCGCCGTCTCGCCGCTCGAAGAGGGCCGCGCCGACGGCGACCTGGCGCTCGACATCGACCGCACGACGACCGAGCCTGGCACGTACCCCCTCGTGCTGGTCAGCTATGTCATCGCGTGCCAGCAGTATCGCGACCCCGAGATCGCGGCCCTCGTGCGGGGGTATCTCGAGTTCGTGGCGAGCGACGAAGGGCAGGCCGTGTCAGCTGAGTTCGCCGGCTCCGCGCCGATCAGCGACGACCTCGCGGTGCGCGTGCTCGCGGCGATTGCGAGCATCCGGTGA
- a CDS encoding NUDIX hydrolase: protein MTPASTATRSSTVYAAGAVVWKLVDGKVRILLVHRTQHKDVSLPKGKVDPGETLPHTAVREIAEETGFDVVLGAPLGTVEYLLPNGRDKVVHYWSAEVDPGAAERHSYEANGEILALEWVALSKAAKRLTYEHDADVVERFAAQVEAGHARTFALVVLRHGKAMPHEQWDGPDHTRPLLHLGLEQSASVAGGIAAFGPEVLVTSPAARCVATIAPTAEATGVPVVEARSISQDAYSGDSERVRRQVAKRVGRGKTTVMCSHGPVIPQIIAAAADLAGSAISSELRRSAALSTGEYTIMHFARETEPPRLVAVETHSPAID from the coding sequence ATGACGCCCGCATCCACCGCGACCCGTTCCTCGACCGTGTACGCGGCGGGTGCTGTCGTGTGGAAGCTCGTCGACGGCAAGGTGCGCATTCTGCTCGTGCATCGCACGCAGCACAAAGACGTCTCGCTGCCCAAGGGCAAAGTCGACCCGGGCGAGACCCTGCCGCACACCGCGGTGCGTGAGATCGCCGAAGAGACAGGCTTCGACGTGGTGCTCGGCGCTCCGCTCGGCACCGTCGAGTACCTGCTGCCCAACGGTCGCGACAAGGTCGTGCACTACTGGTCAGCCGAAGTCGACCCCGGTGCGGCCGAGCGCCACAGCTACGAGGCCAACGGCGAGATTCTGGCGCTCGAGTGGGTGGCCCTCAGCAAAGCGGCCAAGCGCCTGACCTACGAGCACGACGCCGACGTCGTCGAGCGCTTCGCCGCCCAGGTCGAGGCAGGTCATGCCCGCACCTTCGCGCTCGTCGTGCTGCGGCACGGCAAAGCCATGCCGCACGAGCAGTGGGACGGCCCCGATCACACCCGACCGCTGCTGCACCTCGGGCTCGAGCAGTCGGCGTCGGTCGCGGGCGGCATCGCCGCCTTCGGGCCGGAGGTGCTCGTGACGAGCCCGGCCGCCCGCTGCGTCGCCACGATCGCCCCCACAGCAGAAGCGACCGGCGTGCCGGTTGTCGAGGCTCGCAGCATCAGCCAAGATGCCTACTCGGGCGACAGCGAGCGCGTGCGCCGTCAGGTGGCGAAGCGCGTCGGTCGTGGCAAGACGACGGTGATGTGCAGCCACGGCCCGGTGATTCCGCAGATCATCGCCGCCGCGGCCGACCTTGCCGGCTCGGCGATATCGTCGGAGTTGCGCCGCAGCGCGGCGCTGTCGACCGGTGAGTACACCATCATGCACTTCGCCCGGGAGACCGAGCCGCCCCGCCTCGTCGCCGTCGAGACGCACTCCCCCGCGATCGACTGA
- a CDS encoding RNA degradosome polyphosphate kinase — MHDDSVTDTGYQVDGGVGGDFVDDYDESTSDDDGTLPVERYLDRELSWLRFNQRVLELAEDEAVPLLERVNFLAIFASNLDEFFMVRVAGLKRRIVTGLAVPTNTGRAPGDVLADINALALELQLRHIAVFHELVKPQLDDAGIHIEAWSDLSEADRTRVDEIFTDQIFPVLMPLAVDPAHPFPYISGLSLNLSVRVRNPKTEKVEFARLKVPQVLPRFVQLPDDGTGRVRFLTLEDLISNHLVQLFPGMEILEHHEFRVTRNEDVEIEEDETENLIQALERELLRRRFGPPIRLEITDDMDDLTLGLLVRELGITEQEVYRLPAPLDLGGLFEIGKIDRPNLKYPKHVPVTPVQFQPAEPGAQSDIFAAIARDDVLVHHPYESFATSVQAFLEQAARDPNVLAIKQTLYRTSGDSPIIQALIHAAESGKAVLALVEIKARFDEQNNIEWARKLEKAGVHVVYGLVGLKTHCKLALVVRQEMGGALKHYAHIGTGNYNPKTSRIYEDLGLFTTDDQVGKDLTRLFNELSGYAIEKKFKRMLVAPRYLRRGLLKLIRTETENARAGRPSGIRIKVNSLVDEAIIDALYRASQAGVPVDVVVRGVCALVPGVDDLSSTIRVRSVLGRYLEHSRIFAFHNSGDPQIYIGSADMMHRNLDRRIEALIRITDPAHVAQIDDLFTTTMSDTTASWHLQPTGDWKRVHRDKRGEPLDDLQNVVMTAIASRRRSGGARA, encoded by the coding sequence ATGCACGACGACTCAGTCACCGACACGGGGTACCAAGTCGACGGCGGCGTGGGCGGCGACTTTGTCGACGACTATGACGAGTCGACGAGCGACGACGACGGCACTCTGCCCGTCGAGCGCTACCTCGACCGTGAGTTGAGTTGGTTGCGGTTCAATCAGCGCGTGCTCGAACTCGCCGAAGACGAGGCGGTGCCGCTGCTCGAGCGCGTCAACTTCTTGGCGATCTTCGCGAGCAACCTCGACGAGTTCTTCATGGTGCGCGTTGCGGGCCTCAAGCGCCGCATCGTCACGGGTCTGGCGGTGCCGACCAACACGGGCCGTGCACCGGGAGACGTGCTCGCCGATATCAACGCGCTCGCGCTCGAGCTGCAGCTGCGGCACATCGCGGTGTTCCACGAGCTCGTCAAGCCGCAGCTCGACGACGCCGGCATCCACATCGAGGCGTGGAGCGACCTCAGCGAAGCCGACCGAACGCGCGTCGACGAGATCTTCACCGACCAGATCTTCCCGGTGCTCATGCCGCTGGCAGTCGACCCCGCGCACCCGTTTCCCTACATCTCGGGGCTCTCACTCAACCTCTCGGTGCGCGTGCGCAACCCGAAGACCGAGAAGGTCGAGTTCGCGCGCCTGAAGGTGCCGCAAGTGCTACCGCGCTTCGTGCAGCTGCCCGACGACGGCACCGGCCGCGTGCGGTTCTTGACACTCGAAGACCTCATCAGCAACCACCTCGTGCAACTTTTTCCCGGCATGGAAATTCTCGAGCACCACGAGTTCCGCGTCACCCGCAACGAAGACGTCGAGATCGAAGAAGACGAGACCGAGAACCTCATCCAGGCCCTCGAGCGCGAACTGCTGCGGCGTCGCTTCGGCCCGCCCATCCGTCTCGAGATCACCGACGACATGGATGACCTCACGCTCGGTCTGCTGGTGCGCGAGCTCGGCATCACCGAGCAAGAGGTCTATCGGCTGCCGGCGCCGCTCGACCTCGGGGGCCTCTTCGAGATCGGCAAGATCGACCGGCCGAACCTCAAGTACCCCAAGCACGTGCCGGTGACCCCCGTGCAGTTCCAGCCTGCCGAGCCCGGCGCCCAGTCCGACATCTTCGCGGCGATCGCGCGTGACGACGTGCTCGTGCATCACCCCTACGAGTCGTTCGCGACGAGCGTGCAGGCCTTTCTCGAGCAGGCCGCCCGCGACCCCAACGTGCTCGCCATCAAGCAGACTCTCTACCGCACGAGCGGCGACAGCCCGATCATCCAGGCGCTGATCCACGCGGCCGAGTCGGGCAAGGCCGTGCTCGCCCTCGTCGAGATCAAGGCCCGCTTCGACGAGCAGAACAACATCGAGTGGGCGCGCAAGCTCGAAAAGGCGGGCGTGCACGTCGTCTACGGCCTCGTCGGGCTCAAGACGCACTGCAAGCTCGCGCTCGTCGTGCGGCAAGAAATGGGAGGGGCGCTCAAGCACTACGCCCACATCGGCACCGGCAACTACAACCCCAAGACCAGTCGCATCTATGAAGACCTCGGTCTCTTCACGACCGACGACCAGGTCGGCAAAGATCTCACACGGCTCTTCAACGAGCTCTCGGGCTATGCCATCGAGAAGAAGTTCAAGCGCATGCTCGTCGCGCCGCGTTACCTGCGCCGCGGTTTGCTCAAGCTCATCCGCACCGAGACCGAAAACGCCCGCGCCGGCCGCCCGTCGGGAATCCGCATCAAGGTCAACTCGCTCGTCGACGAAGCGATCATCGACGCTCTGTACCGCGCCAGCCAGGCGGGCGTGCCGGTCGACGTCGTCGTGCGTGGAGTGTGCGCGCTGGTTCCGGGCGTGGATGATCTCAGCTCGACCATCCGCGTGCGCAGTGTGCTCGGCCGCTACCTCGAGCACTCGCGCATCTTCGCCTTCCACAACAGTGGCGACCCGCAGATCTACATCGGCAGCGCCGACATGATGCACCGCAATCTCGACCGCCGCATCGAGGCGCTCATCCGCATCACCGACCCTGCCCACGTGGCCCAGATCGATGACCTGTTCACGACCACGATGAGCGACACGACGGCGTCGTGGCACCTGCAGCCGACGGGCGACTGGAAGCGGGTGCATCGCGATAAGCGCGGTGAACCCCTTGATGACCTGCAGAATGTCGTCATGACTGCGATCGCGAGTCGGCGCCGATCGGGAGGCGCCCGCGCATGA
- a CDS encoding low molecular weight phosphatase family protein, whose translation MTVQTPDALAIVERVADRLVGKYVGQFELAQVRDIVIDSLRRYRHLDHPSQHARALTAQLADDRLDALLWIERTRELPRPPSVLFLCSGNAGRSQLAAAVLRAITPAGTRIVSAGDRPAARILPAVIETLDEVGVPLFGEYPKPATPEFIAAADHIIVLNCNDSLDELEGHAFRTWSIALDSTSGKAGIRHTRDLIAAHVRELAREFGIEVRPL comes from the coding sequence ATGACGGTGCAGACGCCGGATGCTCTCGCCATCGTCGAGCGCGTCGCCGACAGGCTCGTGGGCAAGTACGTGGGTCAGTTCGAGCTCGCGCAGGTGCGAGACATCGTGATCGACAGCCTGCGCCGCTATCGGCACCTCGATCACCCCTCGCAGCACGCCCGCGCTCTCACGGCGCAGCTCGCCGACGACAGGCTCGACGCCCTGCTGTGGATCGAGCGCACGCGCGAGCTGCCGCGGCCGCCCTCGGTGCTCTTCCTCTGCTCGGGCAACGCTGGCCGGTCGCAGCTCGCGGCCGCGGTGCTGCGCGCGATCACGCCCGCCGGCACCCGCATCGTGAGCGCAGGAGATCGGCCGGCAGCGCGCATCCTGCCCGCCGTGATCGAGACGCTCGACGAAGTGGGCGTGCCCCTCTTCGGCGAGTACCCCAAGCCGGCGACGCCCGAGTTCATCGCCGCGGCCGACCACATCATCGTGCTCAACTGCAACGACTCGCTCGACGAGCTCGAGGGGCATGCGTTTCGCACCTGGAGCATCGCGCTCGACAGCACGAGCGGCAAGGCAGGCATCAGGCACACGCGCGACCTCATCGCCGCTCACGTGCGCGAACTCGCTCGAGAGTTCGGCATCGAGGTGCGACCACTGTAG
- a CDS encoding ArsR/SmtB family transcription factor yields the protein MPTMLPVLTDTAPICCEPIGSAAALSRDEAEQLALRLKALADPTRLQLLTALLTAPDGTACTCDLAPAVDLTEGTVSHHLKRLESAGLVSKERRGLNVHYRAESEAIHAIARALNAGCC from the coding sequence ATGCCGACGATGCTTCCCGTGCTCACCGATACCGCACCGATCTGCTGCGAGCCCATCGGCTCAGCCGCTGCGCTGAGTCGCGACGAAGCCGAGCAGCTCGCTCTGCGGCTGAAGGCGCTCGCCGACCCGACGCGACTGCAACTGCTCACTGCGCTGCTCACGGCCCCTGACGGCACTGCCTGCACGTGCGATCTCGCCCCTGCCGTCGATCTGACCGAAGGCACCGTGAGCCACCACTTGAAGCGCCTGGAGAGCGCTGGCCTCGTGAGCAAGGAGCGCCGGGGGCTCAACGTGCACTACCGCGCCGAATCCGAGGCGATCCACGCCATCGCGCGCGCCCTCAACGCCGGCTGCTGCTGA
- a CDS encoding winged helix-turn-helix transcriptional regulator has translation MAQLLILTSQVNTDVLPALGLLSHRVRRIPAEPAALVGAPPADVIIVDARADLQSAKSLCKILTTTGAGSPIIVVLTEGGLTAVNAEWGIDDVLLETAGPAEVDARVRLAIGRQSRDEGSSMIRASGVTIDEASYSAKVHGRTLDLTFKEFELLRFFATHPSRVFTREQLLSEVWGYDYFGGTRTVDVHVRRLRAKLGDMESLIGTVRNVGYRFTVHEDDPEQAPSRVGA, from the coding sequence ATGGCGCAGCTGTTGATCCTGACCTCGCAGGTGAACACCGACGTTCTTCCCGCGCTGGGCCTGCTCAGTCACCGGGTTCGCCGCATTCCGGCGGAACCGGCGGCTCTCGTCGGCGCGCCTCCCGCCGACGTGATCATTGTGGATGCCCGTGCCGACCTGCAGAGCGCCAAGTCGCTCTGCAAGATCTTGACCACGACGGGCGCCGGCTCACCGATCATCGTCGTGCTGACCGAGGGCGGCCTCACGGCCGTCAATGCCGAGTGGGGCATCGACGACGTGCTGCTCGAGACGGCGGGGCCCGCCGAGGTGGATGCTCGCGTGCGGCTCGCCATCGGGCGCCAGTCGCGCGACGAGGGGTCGAGCATGATTCGCGCCTCGGGCGTCACGATCGACGAGGCGAGCTACTCGGCGAAGGTGCACGGCCGCACGCTCGATCTCACGTTCAAAGAGTTCGAGCTGCTGCGCTTCTTCGCCACGCACCCCAGCCGCGTCTTCACGCGCGAGCAACTGCTCAGCGAGGTGTGGGGCTACGACTACTTCGGCGGCACGCGCACGGTCGACGTGCACGTGCGGCGTCTGCGCGCGAAGCTCGGCGACATGGAGTCGCTCATCGGCACAGTGCGCAACGTGGGCTATCGCTTCACGGTGCACGAAGACGATCCCGAGCAGGCCCCGAGCCGCGTCGGGGCCTGA
- a CDS encoding FABP family protein — MFSLDSSLPAELAPLSWLIGVWDGTGVVHYADGDRIREHEFGQRVSFSHDGLNYLNYSSTTWLLDDANTPLNAEAGYWRLHRPAHAGDPGPGMLPGEGARPFATADEVETLRSPQGGFEVEVALIHPGGVSELYLGRVADARIDLQTDAVMRSASAKEYTAATRLYGLVEGKLLWAWDIAALGNDLRTHASGTLHRGE; from the coding sequence ATGTTCTCGCTCGACTCGAGCCTGCCCGCAGAGCTCGCTCCGCTCTCGTGGCTCATCGGAGTCTGGGACGGCACCGGAGTGGTGCACTACGCCGACGGCGACCGCATTCGCGAGCACGAGTTCGGGCAGCGCGTGAGCTTCAGCCATGACGGCCTGAACTACCTCAACTACTCGTCGACCACGTGGCTGCTCGACGATGCGAACACGCCGCTCAACGCTGAGGCCGGCTACTGGCGGCTGCACCGGCCCGCGCACGCCGGTGACCCCGGACCGGGCATGCTGCCGGGTGAAGGGGCCCGACCGTTCGCGACAGCCGATGAGGTCGAGACGCTGCGCTCGCCGCAAGGTGGGTTCGAAGTCGAGGTGGCACTGATCCACCCGGGTGGCGTGAGCGAGCTCTACCTCGGCCGCGTTGCCGATGCCCGCATCGACCTGCAGACCGACGCGGTCATGCGCTCGGCGAGCGCGAAGGAGTACACGGCTGCCACCCGGCTCTACGGCCTCGTCGAGGGCAAGTTGCTCTGGGCATGGGATATCGCCGCGCTCGGCAACGACCTGCGCACGCACGCCTCAGGAACCCTGCATCGTGGCGAGTAA